The genomic window TCGCTGCCGTCGGTGTCGACGTCGAGTTCGGTCAGTCCTTGAAGGCGTCCTTGACCTTCTCGCCGGCCTGCTTCAGATCGGCCTTGGTCTTCTCGGCCTGCCCTTCGGCCTGCAGGTCACGGTTGTCCGTCGCGTCGCCGGTCGCTTCCTTGACCTTGCCCTTGGCGGCTTCGGCGGCGTTCTCCATCTTCTTACCGGTATCCATCGGAATCTCCTTCGATTCGCTCGTACCAACCAGGTGCCCATCCGGTGGTCTTCGAAGCACCCCTTCATCGGGTTGTGGCCGCCAACAGCGGGTACCGGGCGCGGATGCTGATCGCGCAGCGGTACCGGTTGGACGCGTCTCTGGGGCGTGGTGGCATGGGGCAGGTGCACCGGGCCAGTGACGAGGTCCTCGGGCGCCCGGTGGCGGTGAAGATGTTGCTGCGGCCGAACGACGCTGCTGCGGCCGAGCGGTTCCAGCGGGAAGCCTGCGCCGCCGCCCGACTGAGCGATCCGCACATCGTCGCCGTGTACGACTTCGGCCAGCACGAGGACAACTCCTACTTGGTGATGGAGTTGGTCCAAGGCCGCTCGGTGGCCGCCGAACTCGCCATGAACGGCCGACTGTCGTGGGAACGTGCGGTCGCCATCGTCGAACAGGCCGCGGCCGGGCTCGCCGCCGCGCATGCCCAGGACGTCGTTCATCGCGACATCAAGCCCAGCAACTTGCTGATCGCCGCGGATGGGACCATCAAGGTCGCAGACTTCGGGATCGCCCAGTTACTCAGTGCCGAGCCGAGCAGACT from Kribbella jejuensis includes these protein-coding regions:
- a CDS encoding CsbD family protein, which codes for MDTGKKMENAAEAAKGKVKEATGDATDNRDLQAEGQAEKTKADLKQAGEKVKDAFKD